Proteins found in one Sporosarcina sp. FSL K6-3457 genomic segment:
- a CDS encoding pyridoxamine 5'-phosphate oxidase family protein produces MDTRKKALKVLEESSIGVMATIQQNKPHTRYMTFFNEEFILYTATSKQTQKVDELEENPHTHILIGYDGGGFGDDFLEIEGTVTISDDKKAKEKIWNEHLKHWFSGPEDANLVILKVTPSAIRLMNKKGEEPATIEL; encoded by the coding sequence ATCGATACAAGAAAAAAAGCGCTAAAAGTTTTGGAAGAAAGCTCCATTGGTGTAATGGCAACGATTCAACAAAACAAGCCCCACACACGGTACATGACATTTTTCAATGAAGAATTTATACTCTACACCGCAACATCAAAGCAAACGCAAAAAGTGGATGAACTTGAGGAAAATCCACATACACACATATTAATTGGCTACGATGGAGGAGGTTTCGGAGATGACTTTCTAGAAATTGAAGGAACAGTCACTATCTCAGACGACAAAAAAGCAAAGGAGAAAATTTGGAATGAGCATTTGAAACACTGGTTCAGTGGTCCTGAAGATGCAAACCTTGTCATTTTGAAAGTGACACCAAGCGCAATCCGCTTAATGAACAAAAAAGGTGAAGAGCCAGCCACGATTGAATTATAA
- a CDS encoding YnfA family protein, which yields MVAAIVLFIIAGLAEIGGGYLIWLWLREGKPIFWGLIGGVTLALYGVIATFQAFPSFGRVYAAYGGVFIVLAVLWGWGVDKKAPDVYDWIGAAICLVGVSVILFAPRQ from the coding sequence ATAGTTGCTGCAATCGTCTTGTTTATAATAGCTGGATTGGCCGAAATAGGTGGTGGCTACTTAATATGGCTTTGGTTACGGGAAGGGAAGCCGATCTTTTGGGGGCTAATTGGCGGTGTAACACTAGCTTTATATGGCGTTATCGCTACTTTCCAAGCATTTCCTTCATTTGGTAGAGTCTATGCAGCGTATGGAGGAGTCTTTATTGTCTTAGCGGTGTTATGGGGATGGGGAGTCGACAAAAAAGCACCTGATGTCTACGATTGGATAGGTGCCGCCATTTGTCTAGTAGGTGTATCAGTTATTCTTTTTGCACCTAGGCAATGA
- a CDS encoding C40 family peptidase — protein MKKLTCSLILAGSLAFGIATTNAEASTHTVKTGESLWTISKSNNVSVSDLMKWNNLTSDALHPKQVLQVSGKKSDSTSATETTTKSSTPAMSVVDQAMKLTGIPYVFGGTTVNGFDCSGFIQYAFKKSGKDISRTTLSQFAQSKKVTSPQPGDLVFFQNTYRKGISHVGIYIGNNKFVHAGGKQSQVTSLDNSYWKSKFHSFKRL, from the coding sequence ATGAAAAAATTAACATGTTCACTAATCTTGGCAGGCTCTTTAGCTTTCGGAATCGCAACAACTAATGCAGAAGCAAGTACACATACAGTCAAAACTGGGGAATCGTTATGGACAATTTCAAAATCAAACAATGTGTCCGTATCTGATTTGATGAAATGGAATAACTTAACGTCAGACGCACTTCATCCAAAACAAGTCTTACAAGTATCAGGAAAGAAAAGCGATTCAACAAGTGCGACCGAAACAACTACTAAATCATCCACTCCAGCAATGAGCGTTGTGGATCAGGCGATGAAGCTAACAGGTATCCCTTACGTATTTGGCGGGACAACAGTGAATGGATTTGACTGTAGTGGATTTATACAATATGCGTTCAAAAAGTCAGGGAAAGACATATCACGCACCACGCTGAGCCAATTTGCTCAATCGAAAAAGGTAACCTCACCCCAGCCCGGGGATTTGGTCTTTTTCCAAAATACATATCGTAAAGGCATTTCACATGTCGGTATTTACATTGGCAATAATAAGTTCGTCCACGCTGGGGGCAAGCAATCACAAGTAACAAGTTTAGACAACAGCTATTGGAAATCAAAATTTCATAGTTTTAAACGCTTGTAA
- a CDS encoding DEAD/DEAH box helicase encodes MNKLDENAIRSFYTPTTFSRGQGYYKGGKVHNLECEGNIWSAKVIGSEIYTVRIKLDGYDIHDSCNCPAHRSSWDCKHVCATLLAIVNWENSPTRRKGNGTKNARYRLAGELIENLGKMSHEQTKLTAAEDSELKVEFSLKAYTSETYYKEKDIMEIQLKIGIKRLYIVKEIRELLDSISNNTELKFGKHFSYDPSYHVFQQDDWVVIQKLMQFYQAETIYDTNTWRGSSRTGKSMVIPPYAADDLLFVLQHRNCLFEQQDFLYGQLQIDEADLPFSFSLENGMSKEFQLKVTGNTGGHYYEGYGWYANNGKLHKLSTVQQQTIKQFIPLMQSRGSSVIPISAEQVGAFVSQAMPTLKQVGQVKVAKTVSTIIMNPPLRVKMFVEGTSDRIDVKVEYHYDSIVINPITQSETQVNEEQTILIREAEQEQQFMDTFEQSALKVSGNQYYSEDEEDIFGFLYDTLSALEDKVDIFLTPAIKSLIIPTEKIAKVAVDVHSSGNLLEVDFSMDGVDRDKVPYILQSVIEKKRYVRLPNGAFLSLNDEQLVNVADLYKELNDKSIEMIDGKMNLPLYRGLQIDERLTKLDKQQRKFGKSFRQFISAIKSPDEEDYVIPDTLQATLRDYQVTGFQWLKSLAQYQLGGILADDMGLGKTLQCIAYIQSEKPALPVLVVAPASLVYNWKNEFTKFSSELRVAIATGTVQERKNVLEQEQLPDVYITSYHTLRQDIEWYKEQEFHTLILDEAQSIKNYASKIAQAVRAITAHKRFALSGTPIENSLDELWAIFQAIMPGFLHDQKTFRSLEPDYIARLVKPFILRRLKKDVLTELPDKIETVHYSELKKEQKELYLGYLDKIRTETQESLATEGIGKGRIKILAGLTRLRQLCCHPSLFIDNYEGQSGKLEELLEIIRNGQENGRKMLIFSQFSSMLKIIQEKLVQEGQSCFYLDGQTPAKERVQLVDDFNGGAESIFLISLKAGGTGLNLTGADTVILYDLWWNPAIEEQAIGRAHRMGQKNVVQVIKLIAQGTIEEKINELQQSKKELIDQVIQTGETMLSSLSEDDIREILSI; translated from the coding sequence ATGAACAAATTAGATGAAAATGCAATACGTTCATTCTATACGCCTACTACATTCAGCCGTGGTCAGGGGTATTATAAAGGTGGTAAAGTACATAATTTAGAATGTGAAGGGAATATATGGAGCGCGAAGGTTATCGGAAGCGAAATTTATACAGTAAGAATTAAATTGGATGGGTACGATATTCATGATAGTTGTAACTGTCCCGCACATCGCTCATCTTGGGATTGTAAACATGTCTGTGCCACACTATTGGCAATTGTTAATTGGGAAAATTCGCCGACGCGTCGTAAAGGAAATGGCACGAAAAATGCCAGGTATCGACTGGCAGGGGAGTTGATAGAGAATTTAGGGAAAATGAGTCACGAACAGACGAAGTTGACGGCTGCTGAAGATAGTGAACTGAAGGTGGAGTTTTCATTAAAGGCCTATACTTCGGAAACTTATTATAAGGAAAAAGATATTATGGAAATTCAGTTGAAAATAGGAATCAAACGCTTATATATCGTCAAGGAAATTAGAGAGTTATTGGATAGTATTTCAAACAACACTGAATTGAAGTTTGGCAAGCATTTTTCTTATGATCCTAGTTATCATGTGTTCCAACAGGATGACTGGGTGGTTATTCAAAAATTAATGCAGTTTTATCAGGCTGAAACAATCTATGATACAAATACGTGGAGAGGCAGTTCGAGAACTGGAAAAAGCATGGTTATTCCTCCTTATGCAGCGGATGATTTGCTCTTTGTGTTGCAACATCGAAATTGCTTGTTTGAGCAACAAGATTTTCTTTATGGTCAACTACAAATTGATGAAGCTGATCTTCCCTTCTCCTTTTCCCTTGAAAATGGCATGTCCAAGGAATTTCAGTTGAAAGTAACAGGAAACACGGGAGGCCACTATTATGAAGGTTATGGATGGTATGCAAATAATGGAAAACTACATAAATTATCGACAGTACAACAACAGACAATTAAGCAATTCATTCCTTTGATGCAAAGTCGTGGGAGTTCAGTCATTCCCATATCAGCAGAGCAAGTAGGGGCATTTGTTTCACAAGCTATGCCAACGTTAAAGCAAGTGGGTCAGGTGAAAGTAGCGAAGACTGTCTCGACAATCATTATGAATCCTCCATTACGCGTCAAAATGTTTGTTGAGGGGACTAGCGATCGGATTGATGTCAAGGTCGAGTATCATTATGATTCAATTGTGATTAACCCGATTACACAAAGTGAAACACAGGTGAATGAGGAACAAACGATATTAATCCGAGAGGCAGAGCAAGAACAACAATTTATGGATACATTCGAACAATCGGCATTGAAAGTGAGTGGAAATCAGTATTACTCGGAAGATGAGGAAGACATATTTGGATTTCTATACGATACTTTGTCGGCGCTGGAAGACAAGGTAGATATCTTTTTAACGCCAGCCATTAAATCATTGATTATACCGACAGAGAAAATAGCGAAAGTTGCAGTGGATGTCCACTCGAGCGGTAATCTGTTAGAGGTGGACTTTTCAATGGATGGGGTGGATCGTGACAAGGTTCCCTATATTCTTCAGTCTGTAATAGAAAAGAAACGCTATGTGCGCTTACCAAACGGGGCCTTTTTGTCATTGAATGACGAACAGTTGGTGAATGTGGCCGACTTATACAAAGAATTAAACGATAAATCGATTGAAATGATTGATGGCAAAATGAATCTGCCCTTATACCGTGGTTTGCAAATTGACGAACGTTTAACGAAGTTGGATAAACAGCAACGTAAATTCGGAAAAAGTTTCCGTCAATTTATCAGTGCTATTAAATCACCAGACGAAGAAGACTATGTGATACCGGATACACTTCAAGCTACTTTACGAGATTATCAAGTAACGGGTTTCCAGTGGTTAAAGTCATTAGCGCAATACCAACTTGGTGGCATTTTAGCGGATGACATGGGGTTAGGGAAGACTCTACAATGTATTGCTTATATTCAATCGGAGAAACCCGCTTTGCCAGTACTCGTAGTTGCTCCCGCATCACTAGTCTATAACTGGAAGAATGAATTCACGAAGTTTTCTTCGGAATTACGAGTCGCTATTGCAACAGGAACAGTTCAGGAAAGAAAAAATGTTTTGGAACAAGAACAGCTTCCTGATGTCTACATTACGTCTTATCACACGTTGAGGCAGGACATAGAGTGGTATAAGGAGCAAGAATTCCATACGCTTATTCTAGATGAAGCACAATCCATTAAAAACTATGCGTCTAAAATAGCCCAAGCAGTCAGAGCAATAACAGCACATAAACGATTTGCTCTATCTGGGACGCCTATTGAAAATTCATTGGACGAGCTATGGGCGATTTTTCAAGCAATTATGCCTGGATTTTTGCATGATCAGAAAACATTTCGTAGTTTAGAACCAGATTATATCGCGAGGCTTGTGAAGCCTTTTATTTTGAGAAGGTTAAAAAAGGATGTTTTAACGGAATTACCGGACAAAATTGAAACGGTCCATTACTCCGAATTAAAGAAAGAGCAGAAAGAACTTTATCTTGGTTATTTAGATAAAATCCGTACAGAAACACAAGAGTCTCTAGCTACAGAAGGTATAGGGAAGGGGCGGATAAAAATTCTTGCCGGATTAACGAGGCTACGTCAGCTTTGCTGTCATCCTTCTTTATTCATCGATAATTATGAAGGACAGTCCGGAAAGTTAGAAGAGTTATTGGAGATTATTCGAAATGGACAGGAAAATGGCCGGAAAATGTTAATCTTTTCGCAGTTTTCAAGTATGTTAAAGATTATTCAAGAAAAACTTGTGCAAGAGGGACAAAGTTGCTTCTATTTAGATGGTCAAACACCTGCCAAGGAACGCGTTCAGCTTGTTGATGATTTTAATGGAGGAGCTGAATCTATTTTTCTTATCTCATTAAAAGCAGGCGGAACAGGGCTTAATTTAACGGGGGCAGACACGGTTATTCTCTATGACCTCTGGTGGAATCCGGCAATCGAGGAGCAAGCGATAGGCAGGGCTCACCGAATGGGCCAGAAAAATGTTGTTCAAGTTATTAAATTGATAGCGCAAGGAACGATAGAGGAGAAGATTAATGAGCTGCAGCAAAGTAAAAAGGAATTAATCGATCAGGTTATTCAAACGGGCGAAACGATGCTATCGTCGTTGTCGGAAGATGATATTCGGGAGATTTTATCGATTTGA
- a CDS encoding ABC transporter permease codes for MFLAWNEIQKNKLRFTLIMGVLMLISYLVFFLSGLANGLQAMNREAIDKWEATAIVLTEESDKSLSQSSMVLDDVEAVHANEIAVIGQINAIATNGDGKKNVSIFGIKKDAFIMPTVIEGKPFADDNEVIANDSLKREGFKLGDELQLSSSDEVLTIVGFTDHARFTAAPVLYGDLTTFQRVKFGEAAEINKDRINGIVVRGDDGVTVTEQDSLEAIEIEPFIHSMPGYMEQNLTLTLMIYFLFGISSVIVAIFLYVLTVQKISMFGVMKAQGISNRYLASSVIAQTFILTTIGVTVGLVLTLITNAFLPAGVPIALDLATMIFYGLVLIVVAIAGAVFSVFTIVRIDPLKAIGG; via the coding sequence GTGTTTTTAGCATGGAATGAAATTCAAAAGAATAAACTTCGCTTTACGCTCATCATGGGTGTACTAATGCTTATATCCTATTTAGTATTCTTTCTATCGGGTCTTGCCAATGGCTTACAGGCTATGAATAGGGAGGCCATTGACAAATGGGAGGCAACAGCTATAGTACTGACCGAAGAATCTGATAAGAGCCTATCTCAATCGTCAATGGTACTCGATGATGTCGAAGCGGTTCATGCGAATGAAATCGCTGTCATCGGGCAAATCAATGCCATTGCAACCAATGGAGATGGTAAGAAAAATGTCTCGATTTTTGGTATTAAGAAAGATGCATTTATTATGCCAACGGTGATAGAAGGTAAACCATTCGCAGATGATAATGAAGTCATTGCCAACGATTCATTGAAACGAGAGGGCTTCAAATTGGGGGATGAATTGCAGTTATCCTCATCAGACGAAGTTCTGACGATCGTCGGTTTCACTGATCATGCGCGATTTACAGCGGCACCAGTCTTATACGGTGATCTTACCACTTTCCAGCGGGTTAAATTTGGAGAGGCCGCTGAAATAAATAAAGACCGCATCAATGGTATCGTTGTCCGTGGTGACGATGGGGTCACTGTCACGGAACAGGATTCACTCGAAGCCATTGAAATCGAGCCATTTATACACAGCATGCCAGGATATATGGAACAGAATTTAACATTAACGCTAATGATCTATTTCCTATTTGGTATATCGTCTGTTATCGTTGCGATTTTCTTATATGTACTGACAGTCCAGAAAATTAGCATGTTTGGCGTCATGAAAGCACAAGGAATCTCCAACCGCTATCTTGCTAGTTCTGTCATCGCGCAGACATTCATCTTGACAACGATAGGTGTGACTGTTGGTTTAGTATTGACACTAATAACCAATGCATTTCTACCGGCAGGAGTACCTATCGCACTTGATCTTGCGACGATGATTTTTTATGGGCTGGTGCTAATTGTCGTTGCGATAGCGGGTGCAGTGTTCTCCGTCTTTACGATTGTTAGAATCGATCCATTGAAAGCGATAGGAGGATAA
- a CDS encoding ATP-dependent Clp protease ATP-binding subunit, whose translation MKCQHCGQNEATMNLRFQMNHQGMQINLCHECFHEIQSQLATGKMPSFNNDAQYFSQANGSQQARTQTRQVNDNKGTGLLDQLGKNLSDDAKDGQIDPVIGRDKEVKRVIETLNRRNKNNPVLIGEPGVGKTAIAEGLAVRIHEGNVPVKLMNKQVYLLDVASLVTNTGIRGQFEERMKQLIEELQTRKDVIVFIDEIHLLVGAGTAEGSQMDAGNILKPALARGGLQLIGATTLKEYRQIEKDAALERRFQPIIVKEPSAEDTILILNGIKDRYEEFHGVHYSDEAVQAFVTLSQRYIQDRFLPDKAIDLMDEVGARLNLAHTSADSKSIGIRLNEVIQQKELAAEKEDYEKAANLRYEEIQLRKKLEEANQSEEIVHGEVSVADIELIVEEKTGIPVTKLQAAEQAKMKGIADNLSKKVIGQAEAVDKIAKAIRRSRAGLKAKDRPIGSFLFVGPTGVGKTEITKVLAEELFGSRDALIRLDMSEYMERHAVSKIIGSPPGYVGHEEAGQLTEQVRRHPYSILLLDEIEKAHPDVQNMFLQIMEDGRLTDSHGRTVSFKDTVIIMTSNAGTGDKKVSVGFNQTVHESVAMLETLGNYFKPEFLNRFDAIVSFNELTEENLLEIVDLMLVDLQATIEENAIDITISSEAKRALVTLGYDKRFGARPLRRVIQDKIEDPLTDLMLEEEFIEKVYVDVVDEEIVVSRV comes from the coding sequence ATGAAATGTCAACATTGTGGTCAAAACGAAGCAACGATGAATTTGAGATTTCAAATGAATCACCAAGGAATGCAAATCAACCTATGCCATGAGTGTTTCCATGAAATCCAAAGTCAATTAGCTACAGGGAAAATGCCGTCATTTAACAACGATGCACAGTATTTCTCCCAAGCAAACGGTAGTCAGCAGGCGCGAACACAAACGAGACAGGTAAATGACAATAAAGGTACTGGTTTGTTAGACCAACTTGGCAAAAACCTTTCAGATGATGCCAAGGATGGACAGATTGATCCAGTCATCGGACGTGACAAAGAAGTAAAGCGCGTCATTGAAACGTTAAATCGAAGAAATAAAAATAACCCGGTGTTAATTGGAGAACCGGGTGTTGGTAAAACGGCTATTGCCGAGGGGCTTGCTGTGAGAATCCATGAAGGTAATGTCCCTGTAAAACTGATGAACAAACAAGTGTACTTGTTAGATGTCGCTTCACTCGTAACGAATACGGGCATTCGTGGACAATTCGAAGAACGGATGAAACAACTGATTGAAGAGCTTCAGACGCGGAAGGATGTCATTGTATTCATCGATGAAATTCACTTACTCGTTGGAGCAGGCACGGCAGAAGGCTCACAAATGGATGCCGGTAATATTTTGAAACCAGCCTTAGCACGTGGCGGCTTACAACTAATAGGTGCAACGACGTTGAAAGAATATCGTCAAATTGAAAAAGATGCTGCGCTTGAACGCCGGTTCCAACCGATTATCGTGAAAGAACCATCTGCAGAAGATACGATTCTCATTCTGAATGGCATTAAAGATCGTTACGAAGAATTCCATGGTGTGCACTATTCGGATGAGGCGGTACAAGCCTTTGTCACGTTATCACAGCGTTATATACAAGATCGTTTTTTACCAGACAAGGCGATTGACTTGATGGATGAAGTTGGAGCACGTTTAAATCTTGCGCATACATCAGCCGATTCTAAGTCAATCGGAATCCGTCTCAATGAAGTGATTCAACAAAAAGAGCTGGCAGCGGAAAAGGAAGACTATGAAAAAGCGGCGAATTTACGTTATGAGGAAATTCAATTACGTAAAAAGCTGGAAGAGGCAAATCAAAGTGAAGAAATAGTACACGGAGAAGTGTCAGTGGCAGATATCGAGTTGATTGTCGAAGAAAAAACAGGAATTCCCGTGACAAAGCTACAAGCAGCAGAACAAGCGAAAATGAAAGGCATCGCAGATAACCTAAGTAAAAAGGTTATCGGTCAAGCAGAAGCAGTCGATAAAATTGCCAAAGCCATCCGTCGAAGCCGTGCAGGGCTCAAAGCGAAAGACCGTCCGATTGGTTCCTTCTTGTTTGTAGGTCCAACAGGTGTCGGTAAAACAGAAATTACGAAAGTGCTGGCGGAAGAGCTATTCGGTTCGCGTGATGCGCTAATTCGCCTGGATATGAGCGAATATATGGAAAGACATGCGGTATCCAAAATTATTGGTTCTCCTCCAGGCTATGTAGGACATGAGGAAGCTGGTCAATTGACTGAACAAGTTCGCCGCCATCCGTATTCAATTTTACTGCTCGATGAAATTGAAAAAGCGCATCCAGACGTTCAAAATATGTTCCTGCAAATTATGGAGGATGGCCGTTTAACCGATTCGCACGGTCGCACGGTCAGCTTCAAAGATACGGTCATCATTATGACAAGTAACGCCGGAACAGGCGACAAAAAAGTAAGCGTCGGGTTCAATCAAACCGTCCATGAATCCGTCGCGATGTTAGAAACGCTAGGGAACTATTTCAAACCGGAATTCCTTAACCGTTTCGATGCAATTGTTTCGTTCAATGAATTAACGGAAGAAAATCTCCTTGAAATTGTTGATTTAATGCTCGTGGATTTACAAGCTACCATAGAAGAAAATGCGATAGACATTACGATTTCTTCGGAAGCTAAGCGTGCACTGGTCACACTAGGCTACGACAAACGTTTCGGCGCAAGACCGCTGCGTAGAGTTATCCAAGACAAAATCGAGGATCCATTAACTGATCTGATGTTGGAAGAAGAGTTTATTGAAAAAGTCTATGTCGATGTTGTGGATGAAGAAATTGTAGTAAGCAGAGTGTAA
- a CDS encoding biotin transporter BioY, with protein sequence MLESRFKLQMMITSALFAAIIGVLAQVTIPLPLVPITGQTLAIGLAATILGARYGTLSILIYLCMGAIGIPVFAQMTGGLGILFGPTGGYLVGFIPTAFIIGYYLEKTRFTIKHAMIANVIGMFVALAFGTVWLKIIADLSWTAAFTGGFAPFLITGILKAALAAWAGIAVRNRLKSTSLLTARSLEAK encoded by the coding sequence ATGCTAGAATCACGTTTCAAATTACAAATGATGATTACATCCGCACTTTTTGCAGCTATTATTGGGGTTTTGGCACAAGTCACTATTCCACTACCCCTTGTTCCTATTACTGGACAAACTTTAGCAATTGGACTTGCTGCAACCATATTAGGTGCACGATATGGAACTTTATCTATCCTCATTTATTTATGTATGGGTGCCATCGGTATACCGGTATTCGCACAAATGACGGGCGGCTTAGGGATTCTCTTCGGTCCTACGGGTGGTTATTTAGTCGGGTTCATCCCCACTGCATTTATCATCGGCTATTATCTTGAGAAGACAAGGTTCACCATTAAACACGCCATGATTGCAAACGTCATTGGGATGTTTGTTGCCTTAGCGTTTGGAACGGTTTGGTTAAAAATCATTGCCGATCTATCATGGACAGCAGCATTTACCGGTGGTTTTGCACCTTTTCTTATCACAGGAATACTAAAAGCAGCTTTAGCAGCATGGGCTGGTATCGCTGTTAGAAATCGGTTGAAATCGACAAGTTTGTTAACTGCGCGTAGTTTAGAAGCGAAATAA
- a CDS encoding M20 family metallopeptidase, with protein MSIIKEESHTLFQSIEKNRELYIQTSQDIHANPEIGNEEVYASAKHVALLENAGFEVKTAVAGHETSFYAVKDSGKEGPTIAYLAEYDALPGLGHACGHNIIGTTSVAAGIALAEALPEIGGRVVVLGTPAEEGGPNGSAKGSFVRHGFLKDVDVALMIHPSGKTATTGDSLAVDPLDFHFYGKPAHASGSPESGINALDAVIQLFNGINALRQQLPSDVRIHGIITHGGDAPNIIPEYASARFYIRAESWNKTVEVSNKVRNIAEGAALATGATVKIERFQNEVKDLVLNPVLDAVLEEELSALGEVVHTESRKGKGSTDAGNISYEVPTAHPYIKIGPDNLIAHTDEFREAAKSELGNEALLTGAKALASTGYRLLTDFELLHRVKQEFEQALAAKAE; from the coding sequence ATGAGCATTATAAAAGAAGAGTCGCACACATTATTCCAATCGATTGAAAAGAACCGTGAACTATATATTCAAACGAGTCAGGACATCCATGCAAATCCGGAAATCGGCAACGAAGAAGTATATGCGAGCGCTAAACATGTAGCGCTGTTGGAAAATGCAGGATTTGAAGTGAAAACAGCGGTTGCTGGTCATGAAACATCGTTCTATGCTGTGAAAGACAGTGGAAAAGAAGGTCCGACAATCGCTTACCTTGCTGAATATGATGCTCTCCCTGGATTAGGACATGCATGTGGGCATAATATTATTGGAACAACAAGTGTTGCCGCGGGGATTGCACTCGCGGAAGCACTTCCTGAAATAGGCGGACGTGTCGTCGTTCTTGGGACACCTGCTGAAGAAGGCGGACCAAATGGAAGCGCGAAAGGTAGCTTCGTAAGACATGGCTTCTTAAAAGATGTCGATGTAGCGCTAATGATTCACCCATCCGGTAAAACTGCGACTACAGGGGATTCACTTGCTGTGGATCCACTCGATTTTCATTTTTACGGAAAACCTGCGCACGCATCAGGTTCACCCGAATCAGGCATTAACGCATTAGACGCTGTTATTCAATTATTCAACGGTATTAATGCACTTCGACAACAACTCCCGTCTGATGTGCGGATTCACGGCATCATTACGCACGGCGGGGATGCCCCTAATATTATTCCGGAATACGCATCCGCACGTTTCTATATTCGTGCGGAATCATGGAATAAAACAGTTGAAGTATCTAATAAAGTTCGAAATATTGCTGAAGGCGCTGCCCTGGCTACAGGCGCAACCGTCAAGATTGAACGCTTCCAAAATGAAGTGAAAGATCTAGTCCTTAACCCGGTTCTAGATGCGGTCTTGGAGGAGGAGCTTTCTGCACTCGGCGAAGTCGTTCATACCGAAAGTAGAAAAGGTAAAGGTTCGACGGATGCAGGAAATATTAGTTACGAGGTTCCAACTGCACATCCGTATATCAAAATCGGTCCAGATAATCTTATCGCGCACACAGATGAATTCAGAGAAGCTGCAAAATCAGAACTCGGAAATGAAGCCTTACTTACAGGCGCAAAAGCCCTTGCGTCAACAGGTTATCGTTTATTAACAGATTTTGAATTACTCCATCGTGTGAAGCAGGAATTTGAGCAGGCATTGGCCGCGAAGGCGGAGTAA
- a CDS encoding ABC transporter ATP-binding protein, with amino-acid sequence MAVLELKEVKKTFGSGHKQVNALKETNFTADKGELIAIIGPSGSGKSTFLTIVGGLQSPTSGDVIINKANLATLNEKERSKIRLKEIGFILQASNLVPFLTVANQLKLLDQVKKGNMTETELEGLYEDLGISELRTKYPADLSGGERQRVAIAKALYSNPSIILADEPTASLDSDRAYEVMELLKNETKSKNTTTIVVTHDIRLVGYCDKVYKMIDGVLVLEEKI; translated from the coding sequence ATGGCAGTGTTAGAATTAAAAGAAGTGAAAAAGACATTTGGCAGCGGCCATAAGCAAGTCAATGCCTTGAAGGAAACAAATTTTACGGCTGATAAAGGAGAGCTTATCGCTATTATTGGCCCATCCGGCTCAGGGAAGAGCACATTTTTGACAATTGTAGGTGGTCTACAATCACCAACTTCAGGAGATGTCATCATCAATAAAGCGAATTTAGCGACATTGAATGAAAAAGAGCGTTCAAAAATTCGGCTGAAGGAAATTGGCTTCATCTTGCAAGCGTCGAATCTTGTCCCATTTCTTACCGTAGCTAATCAGTTAAAACTATTAGACCAAGTGAAAAAAGGAAACATGACAGAAACAGAATTAGAAGGGCTATATGAAGACTTGGGAATTAGTGAATTGCGCACGAAATATCCAGCCGATTTGTCGGGTGGTGAGCGCCAACGAGTTGCTATTGCTAAAGCGCTTTACAGCAATCCCTCTATTATTTTAGCAGACGAACCAACGGCCTCACTTGACTCGGATCGCGCCTACGAAGTGATGGAACTGTTGAAAAATGAAACGAAAAGTAAAAATACGACAACGATTGTCGTCACGCATGATATCCGTTTAGTTGGCTATTGTGACAAGGTGTATAAAATGATCGATGGTGTGTTGGTCTTAGAAGAAAAGATATGA